Proteins from a single region of Oreochromis niloticus isolate F11D_XX linkage group LG7, O_niloticus_UMD_NMBU, whole genome shotgun sequence:
- the LOC100694446 gene encoding 3-hydroxy-3-methylglutaryl-coenzyme A reductase, whose protein sequence is MLARLFRLHGLLVASHPWEVIVGTLALTVCFVSMNSLATSNQMCKWNQCPKVEEEKIQSSDAVILTVTRCMAIIYIYFQFKNLRQLGSKYILGIAGLFTVFSSFVFSTVVIHFFGKELTGLNEALPFFLLLIDLSRACALAKFALSSNSQEEVRENISHGMAILGPTFTLDAVVECLVIGIGTMSGVPQLEIMCCFGCMSVLANYFVFMTFFPACVSLVLELSRESREGRPIWQLSHFSRVLAEEEDNKPNPVTQRVKIIMSLGLALVHAHTRLTAEHSGQNRTVEGPVAKRLDSPSTILPLKLTSIDLEQVITLGLALILAVKYVFFEQAETESSLSLKSTIISSTPSPKPWVTEDCCMRSLPALKPQKTSNSVLATIPTSLAAASDVKLSSEADISFREEDVIQNEFCGTSSGDSLAQTQCAPPSVCPSEPRSLEECMAILSDSQRGAHLLSDAEVMNLVTLRKIMNYKLEAVLETPERGVAIRRELLSSKLPVPTALASLPYKDYNYSQVMGTCCENVIGYMPVPVGVAGPLLLDKKEFYVPLATTEGCLVASANRGCRALFLSGGCSSRILADSMTRGPLVRLPSACRAAEVKVWLETSDGFSMIKEAFDETSRFARLEKLLVGIAGRNLYIRFQSQTGDAMGMNMLSKGTEHALHVLQQQHPDVEVLSLSGNFCTDKKPAAINWILGRGKSAVCEATIPAKVVREVLKSSTAALVDLNLNKNLVGSAMAGSIGGFNAHAANIVAAIYIACGQDPAQTVGSSNCITQMEAIGPGGEDLYISCTMPSIELGTVGGGTNLSPQQACLQMLGVTNPNQPGDNARQLARVVCATVLAGELSLMAALAAGHLVKSHMTHNRSKTNLCSENTA, encoded by the exons ATGTTGGCACGTCTATTTAGACTTCATGGGTTGCTGGTGGCCTCGCACCCATGGGAGGTAATCGTGGGGACCCTGGCTTTGACCGTGTGCTTCGTGTCTATGAACAGCCTAGCAACAAGCAACCAGATGTGCAAGTGGAACCAATGCCCCAAAGTTGAGGAGGAG AAAATCCAGAGCAGTGATGCAGTTATTCTGACAGTCACTCGGTGCATGgccattatttatatttattttcagttcaaGAATCTCAGACAGCTTGGATCCAAATATATTCTAG gTATTGCTGGATTATTTACAGTATTTTCCAGCTTTGTCTTCAGTACAGTCGTCATCCATTTCTTTGGGAAGGAGCTGACAGGTCTGAA TGAAGCGCTGCCGTTTTTCCTCCTGCTTATTGACCTGTCCAGAGCCTGTGCGTTGGCTAAATTTGCCCTCAGCTCAAACTCTCAG GAGGAGGTGAGGGAGAACATTTCTCACGGCATGGCCATCCTGGGCCCAACATTCACCCTGGATGCTGTGGTTGAGTGTCTGGTTATAGGAATCGGAACCATGTCTG GTGTGCCCCAGTTGGAGATCATGTGTTGTTTTGGCTGCATGTCTGTTCTGGCCAATTACTTTGTCTTCATGACGTTCTTCCCTGCCTGTGTCTCTCTGGTGCTGGAG CTGTCAAGGGAAAGTCGTGAGGGGCGCCCCATCTGGCAGCTGAGCCACTTCTCCCGTGTGCTAGCTGAGGAAGAGGATAACAAGCCCAATCCTGTGACTCAAAGGGTTAAAATCATAATG TCTCTGGGATTGGCTTTGGTTCATGCTCACACTCGACTGACAGCCGAACATTCAGGTCAAAACCGCACAGTGGAAGGGCCTGTAGCAAAGAGACTGGACTCTCCTAGCACCATATTGCCTCTTAAGCTCACCAG TATTGACCTGGAACAGGTGATAACCCTTGGTCTTGCGCTGATTCTGGCCGTAAAGTATGTATTTTTTGAGCAAGCAGAGACAGAGTCCTCGCTTTCACTCAAGAGTACCATTATAAGCTCCACTCCCAGTCCGAAGCCCTGGGTGACAGAGGACTGCTGCATGAGGTCCCTCCCAGCCCTGAAACCCCAGAAGACATCTAATAGTGTTTTGGCAACCATCCCTACCTCTTTAGCAGCTGCTTCAGACGTGAAACTTTCCTCTGAAGCTGACATATCATTTAGAGAAGAGG ATGTGATTCAGAATGAATTTTGTGGTACATCTTCTGGGGATTCTCTTGCTCAGACACAATGTGCTCCTCCAAGTGTTTGTCCGTCGGAGCCCCGAAGTCTGGAGGAATGTATGGCCATCCTCTCAGATTCTCAG AGAGGTGCCCATTTGCTGAGTGATGCAGAGGTGATGAATCTTGTAACCCTGCGTAAGATTATGAATTATAAACTTGAAGCTGTCCTTGAGACTCCAGAGAGGGGCGTGGCCATCAGGAGAGAACTGTTATCATCCAAACTTCCTGTTCCCACTGCCTTGGCTTCTCTACCTTACAAGGACTACAACTACTCACAG GTGATGGGTACTTGCTGTGAGAATGTCATTGGCTACATGCCAGTGCCAGTGGGAGTGGCTGGCCCTCTTCTGTTGGACAAGAAGGAGTTTTATGTTCCTTTGGCCACCACAGAAGGCTGCCTGGTAGCCAGCGCCAACCGAGGATGCAGGGCACTTTTT CTGAGTGGGGGTTGCAGCAGCCGGATTCTAGCTGACAGCATGACCAGGGGTCCTCTGGTGAGGCTGCCCTCAGCGTGCCGGGCTGCAGAGGTCAAAGTCTGGCTCGAGACCTCGGACGGATTTAGCATGATTAAAGAGGCGTTTGACGAGACCAGCAG GTTTGCTCGTCTGGAGAAATTGTTGGTGGGCATAGCTGGCAGAAACCTATACATTCGCTTCCAGTCTCAAACAGGCGATGCCATGGGTATGAACATGCTCTCGAAG GGCACTGAGCATGCTCTGCATGTGCTCCAGCAGCAGCATCCAGACGTAGAGGTACTTTCGCTCAGTGGCAACTTTTGCACAGACAAGAAACCTGCTGCAATTAACTGGATTCTGGGCCGAGGCAAGTCTGCTGTGTGCGAGGCCACTATTCCTGCAAAGGTGGTGAGAGAG GTGCTTAAGAGCAGCACAGCTGCTCTCGTGGACCTGAACTTAAACAAGAACTTGGTGGGCTCAGCCATGGCTGGCAGTATAGGTGGCTTTAATGCTCATGCTGCTAACATCGTCGCTGCTATCTACATTGCCTGTGGACAA GACCCAGCTCAGACAGTGGGGAGCTCTAACTGCATTACTCAGATGGAGGCTATCGGTCCAGGTGGGGAGGACCTGTACATCAGTTGCACTATGCCTTCTATAGAGCTCGGCACTGTGGGAGGAGGCACCAACCTGTCGCCACAGCAGGCCTGTCTGCAG ATGCTTGGTGTTACAAATCCCAACCAGCCAGGTGACAACGCCCGTCAGCTGGCCCGTGTAGTCTGTGCCACTGTTCTGGCAGGAGAGCTCTCCCTGATGGCTGCTCTCGCTGCTGGACACCTAGTCAAGAGCCACATGACCCACAACAG ATCTAAAACAAACCTGTGTTCAGAGAATACGGCGTGA